One window from the genome of Luteithermobacter gelatinilyticus encodes:
- a CDS encoding AmpG family muropeptide MFS transporter: MTNPLLNFSRWWQAIEIYRRPRLLGIFSMGISSGFPLTLVLSTLGYWLSQEGVSPETIGVLSLVTLPYSLKFLWAPLIDWLQLPRLHGRLGRRRSWLLVIQTGLTVSIVLMGSTSPAEGALLTGLAALLVAFMSASQDIVLDAYRIEILEDEELPAGAAMIQFGYRIGNFVSGAGGLYLAALYGWHVAYWILALQILFGMIPALLMGEPKGDGRELVKKETRAVERWLRGERRLPSAGALLVENLYLSVVVPFKEFMERRGWLVILLFIMLLKVGDGMASVMTPKLVVDNEFTNVEIIFANKTVGFFALLAGIFSGGLLLKVAGTYKGLLISAILMAVSNLSFAVLAELGHHVPFLAFTIGFENFASGVGGTVAIAYLSGLCNLAYTATQYALLSSLASVGRGFLSAPSGFIYSEWGAAAFFVFTTFAAVPAILLLVAMNRRGIVAEKLRQQS, translated from the coding sequence GTGACAAATCCCTTATTGAATTTTTCCCGCTGGTGGCAGGCCATAGAAATCTACCGCAGACCCCGGCTTCTGGGGATTTTCAGTATGGGGATTTCCAGCGGCTTTCCGCTGACTTTGGTGTTGTCCACACTGGGGTACTGGCTCAGTCAGGAAGGGGTGAGCCCGGAAACCATTGGCGTGCTCAGCCTGGTGACCTTGCCCTACAGCCTGAAATTTCTCTGGGCTCCATTGATTGACTGGCTGCAGTTGCCAAGATTGCATGGCCGGCTGGGACGCCGCCGCTCCTGGCTGTTGGTGATTCAGACGGGGCTGACGGTGTCTATTGTGCTGATGGGCAGTACCTCGCCTGCGGAAGGGGCGCTGCTCACAGGGCTGGCGGCATTGTTGGTGGCGTTCATGAGCGCCTCGCAGGATATTGTGCTGGACGCGTACCGGATCGAGATTCTTGAGGACGAGGAACTGCCCGCCGGGGCCGCCATGATCCAGTTTGGGTACCGTATTGGCAATTTTGTCTCCGGCGCGGGCGGGTTATATCTGGCGGCGTTATATGGCTGGCATGTGGCTTATTGGATTCTGGCGCTACAGATTTTGTTCGGCATGATCCCCGCGCTGTTGATGGGGGAACCGAAGGGCGATGGCCGGGAGCTGGTCAAAAAGGAAACCCGAGCGGTGGAACGCTGGCTGCGTGGTGAAAGGCGGCTGCCGTCTGCCGGGGCGCTGCTGGTGGAAAACCTTTATCTCAGTGTGGTGGTGCCGTTCAAGGAGTTTATGGAGCGGCGTGGCTGGCTGGTGATTCTGTTGTTTATCATGTTGCTCAAAGTGGGGGATGGCATGGCTTCGGTCATGACACCGAAACTGGTTGTGGATAACGAGTTTACCAATGTGGAAATTATTTTCGCCAATAAAACAGTGGGTTTTTTCGCTTTGCTGGCAGGCATTTTTTCCGGCGGGTTGTTGCTGAAAGTTGCCGGTACCTATAAAGGGCTGCTGATTTCCGCAATCCTGATGGCAGTGTCGAACCTGAGTTTTGCGGTGCTGGCGGAGCTGGGCCATCATGTGCCATTCCTGGCCTTTACCATCGGGTTTGAGAATTTTGCTTCCGGTGTGGGGGGGACAGTGGCCATTGCCTATTTGTCCGGGCTGTGCAATCTGGCCTATACGGCGACCCAATATGCACTGCTGTCCTCGCTGGCGTCAGTGGGACGGGGGTTTTTGTCAGCGCCATCGGGTTTTATTTACAGCGAATGGGGCGCGGCGGCGTTTTTTGTTTTTACCACCTTTGCCGCGGTGCCGGCGATTCTGTTGCTTGTGGCCATGAACCGTCGGGGAATCGTGGCCGAGAAGCTGCGCCAGCAAAGCTGA
- a CDS encoding YifB family Mg chelatase-like AAA ATPase produces the protein MVAHIGTVAFVGIEARLVDVQVQIASGLPSFTIVGLPDKAVAESRERVRAALGAIGLALPPKRITVNLAPADLPKEGSHYDLPIALGLLVAMSAVASDMVDGYLVLGELGLDGGLQAVPGVLPSAMLALGEDLGLICPAACGGEAAWAGEIEIVAAAHLLALINHLKGTQLLEAPTPIVGGEDGSYPDLKDIKGQESAKRALEVAAAGGHNLNMIGPPGSGKSMLAARLPGILPPMEALEILEVSMISSVAGLLTEGRITRQRPFRNPHHSASMAALTGGGVKARPGEVSLAHRGVLFLDELAEFQRGALDSLRQPLESGQAVVARANMHVTYPARFQLISAMNPCRCGYLDDPARACSRAPRCATDYQAKISGPLMDRIDLHIEVPAVSAADLTLPPPADGSREVAARVARAREVQNDRYRKMGLGDKVRTNAEVDGEALEEVARPDDAGRELLAQAVESMKLTARGYHRVLRVARTLADLDGAGGIGQRHIAEALSYRQKKYIF, from the coding sequence ATGGTTGCCCATATCGGGACAGTAGCCTTTGTCGGGATTGAAGCGCGTCTGGTGGATGTACAGGTGCAGATCGCCAGTGGTCTGCCCAGCTTCACCATAGTGGGACTTCCCGACAAAGCGGTGGCGGAAAGCCGGGAACGGGTGCGCGCCGCCCTTGGGGCCATCGGTCTGGCGCTGCCACCCAAGCGTATCACCGTTAATCTTGCGCCGGCGGACCTGCCAAAGGAAGGCAGCCATTATGACCTGCCCATTGCGTTGGGACTTCTGGTGGCCATGAGCGCCGTGGCCAGTGACATGGTGGACGGATACCTGGTCCTGGGAGAACTGGGACTTGATGGTGGCCTGCAGGCCGTGCCGGGGGTACTGCCATCAGCCATGCTCGCCCTTGGTGAGGATCTTGGGCTGATCTGTCCGGCGGCCTGTGGGGGCGAGGCGGCCTGGGCCGGGGAAATTGAAATCGTTGCCGCTGCTCATCTGTTGGCGTTGATTAATCACTTAAAGGGAACCCAGCTTCTTGAGGCACCGACCCCGATCGTTGGGGGTGAAGACGGGTCCTATCCAGATCTGAAGGATATTAAAGGACAGGAAAGCGCTAAAAGAGCGCTGGAGGTGGCGGCGGCCGGTGGTCATAATCTGAATATGATCGGCCCACCAGGGTCCGGGAAGTCCATGTTGGCGGCGCGTCTGCCGGGTATTCTGCCGCCGATGGAGGCGTTGGAAATCCTGGAAGTCAGCATGATTTCCTCAGTGGCGGGGCTGTTGACAGAAGGAAGGATTACCCGCCAGCGCCCTTTTCGCAACCCTCATCATTCCGCGTCCATGGCGGCGCTCACGGGCGGCGGGGTTAAGGCCCGCCCCGGCGAAGTATCGCTGGCGCATCGGGGGGTGCTGTTCCTGGACGAGTTGGCGGAATTTCAGCGCGGGGCGCTGGACAGTCTGCGCCAGCCTCTGGAGAGCGGGCAGGCGGTAGTGGCGCGCGCCAATATGCATGTCACCTATCCGGCGCGGTTTCAGCTGATCTCCGCCATGAACCCGTGTCGTTGTGGTTATCTGGATGATCCGGCCCGGGCCTGTAGCCGGGCGCCACGCTGTGCGACGGATTATCAGGCGAAAATATCCGGTCCTTTGATGGACCGCATTGATCTTCATATCGAAGTTCCGGCGGTGAGCGCCGCCGACCTGACCCTGCCGCCCCCGGCGGATGGCAGCCGGGAGGTGGCCGCGCGGGTGGCCCGCGCCCGTGAGGTCCAGAATGACCGGTATCGAAAGATGGGACTGGGCGACAAGGTGCGTACCAATGCCGAGGTGGACGGCGAAGCCCTTGAAGAGGTGGCGCGCCCGGATGATGCCGGTCGGGAACTCCTGGCGCAGGCAGTGGAAAGTATGAAACTGACAGCGCGGGGCTACCACCGGGTGTTGCGGGTGGCGCGAACGCTGGCGGATCTGGATGGGGCAGGGGGTATTGGGCAGCGGCATATTGCCGAAGCACTCAGTTACCGTCAAAAGAAATATATTTTCTAG
- a CDS encoding outer membrane lipoprotein-sorting protein, translating into MAALLMAGFFVLPHQGMTQTAEEKGLAIAEEADRRDSGFGDSVAELQMILSNRQGKISRRELKIKTLEVPEEGLGDKSLVIFDQPRDVKGTVLLTHSKILEPDDQWMYLPALGQKGRIKRIDSRNKSGPFMGSEFAYEDMSSREVGKYSYKWLRDEPCGDGGDGSGGDLECFVVESYPLYEDSGYSKLINWIDKQEYRFQKIEFYNRRGDLLKTLTFSDYRKYLDKFWRAHDMYMVNALTGKTTRLLWSRFDFRVGLEERDFTRQRMQTAK; encoded by the coding sequence ATGGCAGCTTTGCTGATGGCAGGATTTTTTGTTCTGCCCCATCAGGGCATGACGCAAACGGCCGAGGAAAAAGGCCTGGCCATCGCCGAGGAAGCCGACCGCAGGGACAGCGGGTTCGGCGACAGCGTGGCGGAATTACAGATGATACTTAGCAACCGGCAGGGCAAGATCAGCCGCCGGGAACTGAAAATCAAAACTCTTGAAGTGCCGGAAGAAGGGCTGGGTGACAAGTCGCTTGTGATTTTTGACCAACCGCGAGACGTCAAGGGGACCGTGCTGTTGACCCACTCCAAAATCCTGGAACCGGATGATCAGTGGATGTATCTGCCGGCCCTGGGGCAGAAAGGGCGCATTAAACGGATCGACAGCCGCAATAAATCCGGTCCCTTCATGGGCAGTGAATTCGCCTATGAGGATATGTCATCGCGTGAGGTGGGTAAATACAGCTATAAATGGCTGAGAGACGAACCCTGTGGGGATGGGGGCGATGGTTCTGGCGGCGATCTGGAGTGTTTTGTGGTGGAATCCTATCCGTTGTATGAGGATTCCGGCTACAGCAAGCTGATTAACTGGATCGACAAACAGGAATACCGGTTTCAGAAAATCGAATTTTATAACCGGCGGGGTGATTTGCTCAAGACCCTGACCTTTTCCGATTACCGAAAATATCTCGATAAATTCTGGCGGGCCCATGATATGTATATGGTTAATGCCCTGACGGGAAAAACGACTCGCCTGCTGTGGAGTCGGTTCGACTTCCGGGTGGGGCTTGAGGAACGGGATTTCACCCGCCAGCGTATGCAGACGGCAAAATAA